GTTGCGACGCAATAATCAAATGAGTCGCTAAAGGCACCCTCTTCCGGCGACCAGCGTCCCTTAGTTAGGGTAACACTCATGCTACGGTAAAGCAGCCGTCTAGGAGCTGGAAACGTATTCTCGATGCGGCCATCCTCGCCGGATACTTTCTGACCGCAAAGTGTTTAGAgatttacaaacaaaactatACCAATTACTTACCTCCTTGAAGAAGCTCACTAACTCTCGCGGCGTCGTTTGCAGCTCCCCAATGACCGGACGCGACAGATTAGAGTTTGTTTTCAACCTTTCCAGCACAGTCTCATCGTTTGTGGCTATCGACACGTTTAGGCACTGGCAAGTAAACATCGCGCTACCCTTCGCTCCTGATTCTATGGCGTGcgcgcacaaacacgcacCGGTCCGGTGACACGAAACCGTGAAATCCCTTCCTCCGGGAGCACACCCTTTTCGAAGTCTTGTCCCTCGCGAACAACACACCTCTCggcgagaaaaacaacaaataagtCAACTAAAACCTCTTCGGTCCCACTGCCTCGCGCGGCGGCGGATCGCAGTACTCGAGCGGCGAAATGGCTGCTGGCCAAGGAACGACGCGCACGCTACAGGCGGAAGATTGTTTTCTTGAAGTTGCTGGCCGAACTGTTTCACGTCCGATAGGATAAAGGTTCCCAAGGCCTCGAAGCACCCGTTCAGCGGTAGTCTTAGGGGTCGTTCCGAGATTTACCAACCCAGAACAGACGCACAACACTGCACAACTACAACCGGACACCGTGGctttgatggtggtggtggtggtgaccctTCTCTTCCACTCACTTGCCTCTTACAAGCTTATTCGCGAACGCTGCGATTGCTAGCGATCACCGCGTTGCCGAATGGGTTGTAAGGATGAGGGAAATTTCGTGAAACTGGAAAACTCTGCTGTCGGAAAACGCGTGCCGCGAACGACAAGAGCTAAACGCACGTTctctttgtgtgttttgctttcgagCAGCTGATTGACTTTGTCGAGCAGTTCCGCTCGCATTCGAGCTCGAACTCGAAAAGCGGAACATAAACATTTGACAGCTGTTTACAAGGTAAATAAAATCCCAACTTTCGAACACCTCATCTTTCGCCCGCAGCAAGGAAGTAATGTTTGTTCGTCTTTTGTCGTAATTAAGGGGACCGTTCGCGTTAAGGTGGTTCATATCAAAAAGAGTTTATTGGAACGAAATTCCGTTTCAGCTGTTGGCAAACTCTCTTCTGTTTGATGGCGAATCAGTATGAactctgctgctgttgctgctgcttgtcgCGGTAGCTGTGAGGACAATACCGTAAATCCTTCACTCGTAAGCACGTGCGAAAAATCACTCTTCTTGGACACCCTCTGCCAAATATGATCCTCGGAATTGTCTCTAGGTCTGAAATACTTCGTGTCTCTTCGTTTGTCGCTTCTACCGCGCTCGTTCGATTCTGCACCGGTAAAACCTTGTTAAATAGCAAATCACACGCACACTTCACTGCCGTTGCGCCAGCTCAGACTGAGCGGCGGCGACCGAGTTGATGTTGTCTTGGACGAGGGTAAGATTGCTTTTCCACGAGAGCAGCAAATCACGCAGCTGCTGCCACTGAGGCCGACTGAAGGTCCGGTGCATGGTGCTGGAAATGTGCACCTTGCGGGCACGCTGGTCCATCCGGGCACGGACCAGTTTGGTTTTCAGCACCTCAATGATGAACGGTTCCACTTCCTCTTCGCTGATCTGCAGTTCCTCCTGCAGTTGGCTGAACGTCATATCCGGGTTACTCTCGGCCAGCTGCATAAACGACAGCAGGCGCATCTTCTTAATGTTCTGTTCGTGGTTCAATCCTACACAGACGAAAGTACCGATTAAAACAAACTGACGGAACGCACCACCTAACCGACCCATTTACCCTGAGAGTTGACGAATTCCTTGTGGTTCTTGTAGAACTGCAGATAGCTGGGGAGCTTTTCCGAAACAAACACCGACAGCAGATCATGGATCAGTTCGCCCTCCAAGAAACGGACCGGTTTCAGCGACAGCAACGGATCGAGCAGGAAGGTGTTGGGATCGGCCAGCGCCGTAACAATGCACTTCATTGCATCTTCACGCGCGTAGGACGCGTTCTCGGCAGTATACGTTCCGAGCAGTTCGATCATCACCTTCGACGCCAGCTCACTGTTGGTGTCCTTCAACACGTCATGGAGCAAACGGTAGAGCTTCTGCATCTGCTCGTTCGATGGTGGGCACTGGGCAAACTGGGCCTTCAGCTGATCGACCCCGGTAAACACTTCCTTCACCTGATTCACCTGTTTGGCCACTTGGACCAGGTGATAGTAGACGTGGTAGCGCAACGGCGAAGTCACCTCCAGATTGGTAAACAGACGCCACAGGCTTAGGGACGAAAGAGACGGGATGAAACTTCTACTTTACAAAATCACAGCACCGTGACACTCACGATTGCAAACAAACACGGGCCAGATTCGGCTCCTTCGCCTTGGTCATCTTGTCGCAAAAGGACAGAATCAGGTTCTCTCCGCGCTCGAGTGGAATGGAAACAACGATCGACACGACGCTGTTCAGGACGGCATCGATTTCTTccgctgtgtgcgtgttgtcCTTGAAGCACACATCGCAAACACCGATGATCTTGTGCAAATCATCTTCGATGCCTTTGCTAGACTTTTCCTCGCTGATTTCAGCGCCCAGCTTCTTGAAGAACTTCCGCAGCTCTTGTGCCTACAACAGTGAGGGAAACATAACCTCATTAGCTGGTCGCCGACATCCGACATAGGGCGGCTTGTTTGGCCGGTGAGTCAAGTTCCGTTCCAGTGGTTTCCGCCTTCTATGGGCGACCCGTTACCTGATCCTCGATCTCGGCATCGATGAAAACGGCTGGACCTTGCATTGTGCAGGATTTGGATGATATTTATGCACCACAAACAGACCCAACACGTCGAAAGCTACTCGTTTAGAAAAGGAGCGACGTTCAAATGACGTTTACCGTTTGACGTTTGCGGCACTGCATCCCTAGCGGAACGTTCGTGGTACCCTTCAAAAACGCTGAAAAAGTTTTGTATTGCCACGTTGTTTATCGTTCGAATCCTTCGTCcttgcaaaacacaaaaacggatATCGACTTtaacacggaacacggcctCCATTCGCTTTATATgtcaatatttatttttccttttttgccattcaTTTGTTCGTTCAATCTTTTCTGGTCTCGTCTGTCTTGTCGTGTTTCGAAAATTGCTCTAAGGGCTTACATCCTACGGTAGCTCCATCGAGAACCGTGCGCACGTGATTAGTTGCCAGTCCCAGCGATTCCATTAACCCAGTTTTACTCGTTCTTTTGCACTACTTTCTCGTGTTTTTGCACTTTGCGCTACTTTGTGGTGCGTTTTTCACATCGATCCAGCTCACGATTTCCAAAATCATCTAATTTGCTTTGCTCGAGCGCGCTCTGCCTGCGTTTGCCGATCTTTCTAGTTGCGTTGCAGTGGCTGGGCGCAAACTTCCACTCAACGCTTGAACCGTTTGCGTACCGATAAAATATATTGGTTTAGTAGATTTATTTCttctggttttattttttcttccattgttTATCACC
The nucleotide sequence above comes from Anopheles bellator chromosome 1, idAnoBellAS_SP24_06.2, whole genome shotgun sequence. Encoded proteins:
- the LOC131206458 gene encoding eukaryotic translation initiation factor 3 subunit M: MQGPAVFIDAEIEDQAQELRKFFKKLGAEISEEKSSKGIEDDLHKIIGVCDVCFKDNTHTAEEIDAVLNSVVSIVVSIPLERGENLILSFCDKMTKAKEPNLARVCLQSLWRLFTNLEVTSPLRYHVYYHLVQVAKQVNQVKEVFTGVDQLKAQFAQCPPSNEQMQKLYRLLHDVLKDTNSELASKVMIELLGTYTAENASYAREDAMKCIVTALADPNTFLLDPLLSLKPVRFLEGELIHDLLSVFVSEKLPSYLQFYKNHKEFVNSQGLNHEQNIKKMRLLSFMQLAESNPDMTFSQLQEELQISEEEVEPFIIEVLKTKLVRARMDQRARKVHISSTMHRTFSRPQWQQLRDLLLSWKSNLTLVQDNINSVAAAQSELAQRQ